Proteins found in one Mucilaginibacter gracilis genomic segment:
- a CDS encoding SDR family oxidoreductase, whose product MSKKVVLITGTNSGFGWLAAKSVAALGHKVYATMRDTEGKNADKAKALAQIENVTVLDVSLTDETSVKKAIDTIIAKEGTIDVLVNNAGAAMFGVAESSTTDDVQRMFDINVFAPWRLVKLVLPFMRKQSEGLIINVSSGYGRFSAPFSVVYSASKFALEGLSEGLHYELRPLGVDVAIIQPGAFPTEMSQKMQVGSDASVAGEYQAIADIPNKMFAAIGQMFETAKPDPQEVADAIVNLINLPKGQRPLRTVVDSSTGDITKRANDAVKVEFEKVLTAFGMEDLLV is encoded by the coding sequence ATGAGCAAAAAAGTTGTTTTAATTACAGGAACGAATAGCGGTTTCGGATGGCTTGCCGCCAAATCCGTTGCGGCTTTGGGGCATAAAGTGTATGCTACCATGAGAGATACCGAAGGTAAAAATGCCGACAAAGCAAAAGCCCTGGCTCAGATAGAAAATGTTACTGTTCTGGATGTGTCACTAACTGACGAAACAAGTGTAAAAAAAGCTATTGATACGATCATCGCAAAAGAAGGAACGATTGACGTTTTGGTAAACAATGCCGGTGCCGCGATGTTCGGTGTAGCCGAAAGTTCTACCACTGATGATGTGCAACGGATGTTTGATATCAATGTCTTTGCACCATGGAGATTGGTAAAGTTAGTATTACCATTTATGCGCAAACAATCAGAGGGCTTAATTATTAACGTTTCAAGCGGATATGGCAGATTTTCCGCGCCTTTTTCTGTGGTATACAGTGCTTCAAAGTTTGCTTTAGAAGGTTTAAGCGAAGGGTTGCATTATGAATTAAGACCTTTAGGGGTTGATGTAGCCATCATTCAGCCAGGAGCTTTCCCTACGGAAATGTCCCAAAAGATGCAGGTTGGTTCTGATGCATCAGTTGCTGGCGAATATCAAGCAATCGCTGATATTCCCAATAAAATGTTCGCCGCCATCGGACAAATGTTTGAAACAGCAAAGCCAGATCCGCAGGAAGTTGCGGACGCGATAGTAAACCTGATCAATTTACCAAAAGGTCAGCGGCCATTAAGGACAGTTGTTGATTCTTCAACAGGAGATATCACTAAAAGGGCCAATGATGCCGTTAAAGTTGAATTCGAAAAAGTATTGACGGCATTCGGGATGGAAGACTTGTTGGTGTAA
- a CDS encoding efflux RND transporter periplasmic adaptor subunit, which yields MIAFRLASNKRTLNQKKQPSKDTVVRIPVKAIQAKTQLELISLVKTGAVAPFKEAKVLTTASGTIQQLRFNLGDHVSQGQVLAVTDTRLMELDLQKSVTNAEKLRHDLQTYTELLQGQAATQEKVNEVRQNYLDAVNQVSHDKKQIADAAVKAPTSGMIAEKPVEEGVFANAGTRIATIVNISQAKVQLNLTEDEVYQVKTL from the coding sequence TTGATCGCCTTCCGGCTCGCCTCCAATAAGCGCACTTTAAACCAAAAAAAACAGCCGTCGAAAGACACCGTGGTGCGGATTCCGGTTAAAGCTATCCAGGCGAAAACGCAGCTTGAGCTAATCAGCCTGGTAAAAACAGGGGCCGTAGCCCCTTTCAAAGAAGCAAAGGTACTTACCACAGCTTCGGGCACTATTCAACAGCTGCGCTTTAATTTAGGTGACCATGTAAGCCAGGGCCAGGTATTAGCGGTTACAGACACACGCTTAATGGAGCTGGATCTGCAAAAGTCAGTGACCAATGCGGAGAAACTCCGTCATGACCTCCAAACCTATACTGAATTATTACAGGGGCAGGCCGCCACCCAGGAAAAAGTAAACGAGGTTCGTCAGAATTACCTCGATGCTGTCAACCAGGTTTCCCACGATAAAAAGCAAATAGCCGATGCAGCAGTAAAGGCACCAACGAGCGGTATGATCGCAGAAAAACCGGTCGAGGAAGGAGTCTTTGCCAATGCGGGAACGCGGATAGCCACCATCGTCAATATATCACAGGCGAAGGTTCAGCTAAATCTGACGGAGGACGAAGTTTACCAGGTCAAGACCCTTTAG
- a CDS encoding sensor histidine kinase, whose product MLRAYQFKWYFIVTGILAMVGLLSTLLRHNNTVEIKWWEYPEYVLQISLSLLICWLIHGFFLLHKLPWLNNYAKHFLSNLLATISAIILTGVLYACLPRTTLFENGVGFKTFSDFLVHFLGAFLASIISYVVFYSIHTNNALQNSKLENEILARAHLRAQLLSLQQQISPHFLFNSLSTLKTIAPDQATKNYIVQLAAVYRYVLNFNEHYLTPLKDELVFIKSYLYIMDQRFEETLQVTIDVPEEDLRLLIPPLSLQLLLENAIKHNIISPDQPLHITIRTDRSPALIVTNNLQLKKTPEEGTGTGLKNIYDRYKLLIDRPMKISDDAGYFEVTLPLLKP is encoded by the coding sequence ATGCTCAGAGCTTATCAGTTCAAATGGTATTTTATAGTAACCGGCATTTTAGCTATGGTTGGGCTGTTGAGTACATTGCTTCGCCACAATAATACTGTGGAAATCAAATGGTGGGAATACCCGGAATATGTCCTGCAAATATCCTTGTCCTTATTAATTTGCTGGTTGATCCACGGCTTTTTCTTACTGCACAAATTGCCCTGGCTAAATAATTATGCAAAGCATTTTCTGAGTAATCTTTTAGCTACCATTTCTGCGATTATTCTGACTGGTGTTCTATATGCTTGTTTACCCAGAACTACACTCTTTGAAAATGGCGTCGGTTTTAAAACCTTTTCGGACTTTTTGGTACATTTCCTGGGCGCATTTTTAGCGAGCATTATTTCCTATGTTGTTTTTTACAGCATACATACCAACAATGCTTTACAGAATTCTAAACTCGAAAACGAGATTCTCGCACGAGCCCATCTCCGGGCGCAGCTTCTATCATTACAGCAGCAGATCAGCCCGCATTTTTTGTTTAATTCATTAAGCACCCTAAAAACGATTGCTCCCGACCAGGCGACCAAGAATTACATCGTTCAGCTGGCGGCTGTATACCGTTACGTGCTAAATTTTAATGAACATTATCTTACGCCCCTGAAAGATGAATTGGTTTTTATCAAATCATATCTCTATATCATGGATCAGCGGTTTGAAGAAACGCTGCAGGTTACTATCGACGTACCGGAGGAAGATCTTAGGCTGCTGATCCCGCCGCTTTCCCTGCAGTTGTTATTGGAAAATGCGATCAAACACAACATCATCTCTCCTGATCAGCCCTTGCACATCACAATAAGGACCGACCGTTCGCCGGCCCTCATTGTGACCAATAATTTGCAGCTGAAGAAAACGCCGGAGGAAGGGACAGGTACCGGCCTCAAAAATATTTACGACCGGTATAAATTATTAATTGACCGTCCGATGAAGATCAGTGACGATGCCGGATATTTCGAAGTTACTTTACCATTATTAAAGCCATGA
- a CDS encoding quinone oxidoreductase family protein: MNTITSGIVRIEQPGKPEVLRYEQTEIEQPGEGEVLICQKAIGVNFLDIFFRNGTFPMPAYPALIGLEAAGIVEQIGNGVKEFAVGDRVAYYGSNGAYAEKKILPAKETFKLPDDISFEQAASIMIKGMTAHMLLKQSHELKAGEVVLIHAMTGGVGSLLSEWARSIGAIVIGTVGSAAKKDLALKRGFEHVVDLSAENFDERVRQITDDKGIDVFYDSIGVATFQKSLELVKPGGSAVLYGWASGMPEINTAFIEQRKIHFVQAILNNYPAYQDKSGKALPEIFSLVRNGVFQLEKPLIYPLPNANQAHADLEGRKTTGSIILVPEI, translated from the coding sequence ATGAACACAATAACAAGCGGCATTGTCCGCATTGAACAACCAGGAAAACCCGAAGTGCTCAGATATGAACAAACTGAAATTGAGCAACCTGGAGAAGGAGAAGTATTGATCTGCCAAAAAGCAATTGGTGTAAATTTTCTGGATATCTTCTTTCGTAATGGTACTTTCCCGATGCCTGCGTATCCGGCGTTAATAGGATTAGAAGCGGCAGGAATCGTTGAACAAATTGGCAACGGCGTCAAAGAATTTGCGGTCGGCGACCGGGTGGCTTACTACGGCTCAAATGGGGCTTACGCCGAAAAAAAAATCCTCCCTGCTAAAGAAACTTTTAAACTTCCGGACGATATATCATTTGAACAGGCGGCTTCAATCATGATAAAAGGCATGACTGCACACATGTTATTGAAACAAAGTCATGAATTGAAAGCTGGGGAAGTTGTGCTTATCCATGCTATGACCGGCGGTGTTGGATCTTTATTAAGTGAATGGGCCAGATCTATTGGCGCTATCGTAATCGGCACTGTAGGCAGCGCAGCTAAAAAAGATCTTGCCTTAAAGCGAGGTTTTGAGCACGTTGTTGATCTGTCGGCCGAGAACTTTGATGAAAGGGTAAGGCAAATTACCGATGATAAGGGTATCGATGTATTTTACGATAGTATCGGCGTTGCTACATTTCAAAAGTCGCTTGAGTTGGTTAAACCTGGTGGAAGTGCAGTGCTGTACGGCTGGGCATCCGGTATGCCGGAAATTAATACTGCGTTTATCGAGCAAAGAAAAATACACTTTGTACAGGCTATATTAAATAATTATCCGGCTTACCAGGATAAGTCAGGAAAGGCATTGCCCGAGATATTCTCCTTAGTGCGAAACGGAGTATTCCAATTAGAAAAGCCACTAATATATCCTTTGCCAAATGCTAACCAGGCACATGCTGATCTGGAAGGACGTAAAACTACAGGTAGTATTATTTTGGTGCCAGAAATTTAA
- a CDS encoding Crp/Fnr family transcriptional regulator, whose amino-acid sequence MEEFINYILKFGNLNKQQTDFLMSKAKTLELHKDEYFSEAGKIPRQVGFLLEGVIRFCYYNNKGEEITYSFSEENHFVSDQQKFEAQVVASEYIQAVTDCKLLVFSKKDWDEIGNTIVGWEAIKGLIEKNCLLKTIERRSPLVSEDATTRYLSFIEQFPGLVNRIPLSHIASYLGITQQSLSRIRKNIR is encoded by the coding sequence ATGGAAGAGTTCATCAATTATATATTGAAGTTTGGCAATCTGAATAAGCAGCAAACTGATTTCCTGATGAGCAAAGCAAAAACGCTGGAACTTCATAAAGATGAATATTTTTCAGAAGCCGGAAAGATCCCCCGGCAGGTTGGATTTCTTCTGGAAGGGGTGATTCGTTTCTGCTATTACAACAATAAAGGCGAAGAGATCACTTATTCATTCAGTGAAGAAAATCATTTTGTTTCGGACCAGCAAAAGTTTGAGGCGCAAGTGGTAGCTTCTGAATATATACAGGCTGTTACCGATTGTAAATTGCTTGTTTTTTCAAAGAAAGATTGGGACGAGATCGGAAATACAATAGTTGGCTGGGAAGCTATAAAAGGTCTGATAGAAAAAAATTGTTTGTTAAAAACAATTGAAAGAAGGAGCCCATTAGTTTCAGAAGATGCGACCACCCGTTATTTATCTTTTATTGAACAATTCCCCGGCCTTGTCAATCGTATTCCTCTTTCTCATATCGCCTCTTACCTCGGGATCACCCAACAGTCATTGAGCAGGATAAGAAAAAATATCCGTTGA
- a CDS encoding MFS transporter produces MNLNTKKITNVFRAFRNRNYSLFFSGQSVSQIGSWMQRTGVSWVVYTMTHSAFMLGLTIFVSQFPSFIFSLLGGIVADRYSRFRVLMATQIASMIQAALLALLVFTRHYTVWEILLLSGVLGVINAFDVPARQPLIHDMITDEADLPNALALQSSMANLARLIGPAISGLVLVKFGAGVCFLLNALSFVAVTISLLLIHLPAYVPPPVEQKMKTELSEGLNYLKKTPSITMILLMLCFTSLLVLPYNTLIPVFAKEIFKGNAATFGYINSFIGVGAIAGSIFLAALKKDADLQFILLVNTIIFGISLLAFSHMVSFPLAMVFFAMSGFGMMSQTTISMTLIQLYSAKEMRGRVMGFAAMAYFGMLPLGSLLIGILSQKIGTPTTILCEGIITLIIAACFSGFLTSGRRKLKGKNQSNFNN; encoded by the coding sequence ATGAACTTAAATACAAAAAAAATAACCAATGTTTTCCGGGCATTCCGTAACCGCAACTATAGCTTATTTTTCAGCGGGCAGTCGGTTTCGCAGATCGGCAGCTGGATGCAGCGTACCGGCGTAAGCTGGGTGGTTTATACCATGACCCATTCGGCCTTCATGCTGGGCCTCACCATATTTGTATCACAGTTCCCATCTTTTATTTTTTCCCTTCTGGGCGGGATTGTTGCTGACCGTTACAGCCGGTTCCGGGTATTGATGGCCACTCAGATTGCCTCAATGATACAGGCGGCGTTGCTGGCCTTATTAGTGTTTACCCGTCATTATACCGTTTGGGAAATATTGTTACTGAGCGGCGTTCTTGGCGTGATCAATGCCTTTGATGTACCGGCGAGGCAACCACTGATCCATGATATGATTACAGATGAGGCAGATCTGCCCAACGCGCTGGCGCTGCAGTCCTCAATGGCCAACCTGGCGCGCCTTATAGGACCCGCGATTTCGGGTTTGGTTCTGGTGAAATTCGGTGCAGGCGTGTGTTTTCTGCTGAACGCGCTCAGTTTTGTAGCGGTGACCATATCCCTGCTCCTGATCCATCTACCGGCTTATGTGCCGCCACCAGTAGAACAAAAGATGAAAACTGAACTGAGCGAGGGTTTAAATTACCTGAAAAAAACGCCCTCGATCACTATGATCCTTTTGATGCTTTGTTTTACCAGTTTACTGGTGCTGCCCTACAATACACTAATCCCTGTATTCGCGAAGGAGATCTTTAAAGGCAATGCTGCAACTTTTGGTTACATCAACAGTTTTATCGGCGTTGGCGCCATTGCAGGATCGATCTTTCTGGCAGCTTTAAAAAAGGACGCGGACCTTCAATTTATCTTATTGGTAAACACGATCATTTTCGGGATAAGTCTGCTGGCTTTCTCACACATGGTCAGTTTCCCATTGGCCATGGTATTTTTCGCAATGTCCGGTTTCGGCATGATGTCGCAAACCACGATCAGTATGACCCTTATTCAGCTGTATTCAGCTAAAGAAATGAGGGGGCGTGTAATGGGCTTTGCCGCCATGGCATATTTCGGTATGCTGCCGTTAGGCAGCTTGCTGATCGGGATCTTATCCCAAAAAATAGGAACACCAACGACTATCCTTTGCGAAGGTATAATAACCCTGATTATTGCGGCTTGCTTTTCCGGGTTTTTAACAAGCGGCCGGCGGAAATTAAAAGGCAAAAATCAATCAAATTTTAATAATTAA
- a CDS encoding IS110 family RNA-guided transposase, with translation MKYKVFIGIDVSKLTIDAHLHGIGASKTFSNEEKGFALFLSWVKKYSKQSEPAEMIICFEHTGMYSIKLATYLNDIEIPFAMLPALQIKQSIGIRRGKNDQIDAQRIAEYAWLHRETIQETLLPAKSILKLQSLLTLRNRLVCDRGGYEATWKERKKALEGKEHKEIFQVYKSLIMNLTVQVKKIEEQIKAVIESDEAVKLNYQLLTSIKCVGPVLAANMIAYTHNFTRFATWRKFACYVGTAPFEHQSGTSIKGKTRVSSLSNKQLKKLIHMVAICACAYNPEMKSYYKRRVSEGKNKMSTLNVIRNKIISRMFAVVNRGSGYVDLMKYAA, from the coding sequence ATGAAATACAAAGTATTTATCGGCATCGATGTATCAAAGCTTACTATTGATGCCCACCTGCACGGAATCGGTGCTTCTAAAACATTCAGTAACGAGGAAAAAGGATTTGCTTTATTTTTAAGTTGGGTAAAAAAGTATAGTAAACAATCGGAACCGGCGGAGATGATCATATGCTTCGAACATACCGGTATGTATTCAATTAAACTTGCCACCTATCTAAATGATATTGAAATCCCATTCGCTATGCTTCCTGCGCTTCAGATCAAACAATCTATAGGGATCAGAAGAGGAAAGAATGACCAGATCGATGCACAAAGAATCGCTGAATATGCTTGGCTACACCGCGAAACCATTCAGGAAACTCTATTACCAGCCAAAAGTATTCTCAAACTTCAGTCGCTGCTTACATTACGAAATCGCTTGGTATGTGATCGTGGAGGGTATGAAGCCACATGGAAAGAACGGAAAAAGGCATTGGAAGGAAAAGAGCACAAGGAGATATTTCAAGTTTATAAAAGCCTGATAATGAACCTAACGGTTCAAGTTAAAAAGATTGAAGAACAAATAAAGGCGGTAATAGAAAGTGATGAAGCAGTTAAATTAAACTATCAATTACTGACCAGTATTAAGTGTGTAGGACCTGTACTGGCCGCAAATATGATTGCTTATACGCACAACTTTACCCGTTTTGCTACCTGGCGAAAGTTCGCCTGCTATGTGGGAACTGCCCCTTTTGAACATCAGTCTGGCACGAGTATAAAAGGAAAAACACGAGTCAGTAGTTTATCCAACAAGCAGCTAAAAAAATTAATCCACATGGTGGCTATATGTGCTTGCGCATATAATCCAGAGATGAAAAGCTATTATAAAAGAAGAGTGAGCGAGGGGAAAAATAAGATGAGTACGCTAAATGTTATACGCAATAAGATCATTTCCAGAATGTTTGCTGTTGTCAATCGCGGCTCGGGCTATGTGGATCTGATGAAATATGCAGCTTAG
- a CDS encoding LytR/AlgR family response regulator transcription factor: protein MRVVIIEDEKKTATELVGMLRQLDSEINVEAILPSVSSSIKWLNENISPELIFSDIQLGDGLSFEIFKEITIEAPVIFCTAFNEYAIRAFESNGIDYLLKPLEEEMLHRSMEKYLRFKSHLLNHNQYTNNLRRVVAEMTTGYKQNILVNYREKIIPLRITDIQFVYAAFGSVYLHDLNANSYPVPYTIELLESMFNPRQFFRANRQFIINRDSIKNIEHYFNRKLYVIMHTETPEKVIISRIKAQLFFKWMEE from the coding sequence ATGAGAGTTGTAATAATCGAAGATGAAAAGAAAACTGCGACAGAGTTGGTTGGCATGCTGCGCCAGTTGGACAGTGAAATTAATGTGGAAGCCATCCTTCCTTCGGTGTCCTCATCAATCAAATGGTTAAATGAAAATATATCGCCTGAGCTGATCTTTTCCGACATTCAGCTTGGAGATGGATTAAGCTTTGAAATCTTTAAGGAGATCACTATCGAGGCCCCCGTTATTTTTTGTACAGCATTCAATGAATATGCCATCAGGGCGTTCGAATCAAACGGTATAGATTATTTGTTGAAACCCCTTGAGGAAGAAATGCTGCATAGAAGCATGGAAAAGTATTTGCGGTTTAAATCCCATCTGTTAAATCACAATCAATACACCAATAACCTGCGGAGGGTAGTGGCAGAAATGACCACCGGTTACAAACAGAACATCCTGGTTAATTACCGGGAAAAGATCATCCCTTTACGTATAACCGACATTCAGTTCGTTTACGCTGCTTTTGGCTCAGTTTACCTCCACGATTTAAATGCCAATAGTTATCCGGTGCCCTATACTATTGAGCTATTGGAGTCTATGTTCAATCCCCGCCAATTCTTCAGGGCAAACAGGCAGTTTATCATCAACCGCGATTCGATCAAGAATATTGAGCATTATTTTAACCGTAAACTCTATGTGATTATGCATACGGAGACGCCGGAAAAGGTTATCATCAGCAGAATCAAGGCCCAGCTTTTTTTTAAATGGATGGAAGAATAG
- a CDS encoding TolC family protein: MKVKLILILICILPFKLFAQQQWDLKDCIAYGLKNNRSGVVYENEKKAADAKAKEALAAYLPSLNVSSSFDDNLKVQQSIIPAGIFGPDPLRISLTQRYNTNSVAELDQTIFDQTLLTGLKANKYSRQQADLNIKKNEETVIYNIGNDYYQTYVYREQLRLLRSNLEIYYKQMKISQLQVQKGISLQKDLDRVTVNYNNAVSQIRVAESNLTLARNQLKYDMGFPISTELPVDTVAQENLANPPVTNVEATRFSPENRTDYQLSEINSQLLNIDQKRIKAGALPTLTGYAKYGEYGYGTTIGPAFNHLNPYSAIGLKLSILLFNFYKRNAQYNQAKYKSMNALENLKLDSGKYALEYQSAITKLVKAQSNLESDKRNIELAESVFMTTDLQYKKGVTDLTDWLDARTSVKDAQNNYLNSLYTFYQAKIDLEKASGNLKNFYSSL, from the coding sequence ATGAAAGTGAAATTGATATTAATACTTATTTGTATCCTTCCGTTTAAACTGTTTGCCCAGCAACAGTGGGATTTGAAGGATTGCATTGCTTATGGGCTGAAAAATAACCGCAGCGGTGTGGTCTATGAAAACGAAAAAAAGGCCGCTGATGCTAAAGCGAAGGAAGCACTTGCTGCTTACCTGCCATCGCTGAATGTAAGCAGCTCTTTTGATGATAATTTAAAAGTTCAGCAATCCATCATTCCGGCAGGAATATTTGGTCCGGATCCCCTTCGAATATCCCTCACACAAAGGTATAACACTAATAGCGTCGCTGAACTTGATCAGACAATTTTTGACCAGACACTGCTTACCGGGCTCAAAGCCAATAAATACAGCAGGCAGCAGGCTGACCTGAATATCAAAAAAAATGAAGAAACGGTCATCTACAATATAGGTAATGATTACTATCAAACCTATGTTTACCGTGAACAGCTCAGGCTGTTAAGGAGTAACCTGGAAATCTACTACAAGCAGATGAAGATTTCACAACTACAGGTGCAGAAGGGTATATCGCTGCAAAAAGATCTGGATAGGGTGACCGTTAACTACAATAATGCGGTATCACAGATCCGTGTTGCCGAAAGCAACCTGACTCTTGCCCGGAACCAGCTTAAATATGATATGGGTTTCCCGATCAGTACTGAACTGCCCGTTGATACCGTTGCCCAAGAGAACCTCGCTAATCCTCCGGTTACCAACGTTGAAGCCACCCGTTTTTCCCCTGAAAATCGGACGGATTATCAGCTTTCAGAAATTAATTCTCAGTTGCTCAACATCGATCAAAAGCGGATCAAGGCAGGGGCTCTGCCCACGCTGACCGGCTACGCCAAATATGGCGAATATGGCTATGGAACTACCATAGGTCCGGCATTCAATCATTTGAACCCTTACTCCGCGATCGGATTAAAACTATCCATACTCTTATTCAATTTTTATAAGCGAAACGCACAATATAATCAAGCCAAATATAAAAGCATGAACGCGCTGGAGAATCTCAAACTGGACTCCGGTAAATATGCGCTGGAATACCAGAGCGCGATCACAAAATTAGTCAAAGCGCAAAGCAACCTGGAAAGCGACAAACGCAATATTGAGCTTGCAGAGTCTGTATTCATGACGACTGACTTACAATATAAAAAAGGGGTGACTGACCTAACTGACTGGCTTGATGCAAGAACCTCTGTCAAAGATGCGCAGAACAACTATCTCAACTCACTTTACACCTTTTACCAGGCCAAAATAGACCTGGAAAAAGCCTCGGGCAACCTCAAAAATTTCTATTCCTCACTTTAA
- a CDS encoding TetR/AcrR family transcriptional regulator: MSNIIKDEEIQEQLVKAAKQLFELHGFRRVTIDDIAKAIGKARSSLYYYYKTKEEILDAVIAAEIRELVKLIATAISEVKTSEEKIKAFFLTDLRAILEKRGFFNALDEGMNAGELSGFQKTRFAVYQQVRLQESTLLRQIITEGIGRGELMELGQKEKEDFIFVILSSLHGMKREMVIKNEFGNMESSVNFLVHSLIHGLKK, translated from the coding sequence ATGTCAAATATTATTAAAGACGAAGAAATTCAGGAGCAACTGGTTAAGGCAGCGAAGCAGTTATTTGAGCTTCACGGCTTTCGCAGGGTAACCATTGACGACATCGCCAAAGCTATTGGGAAGGCCAGAAGTTCGTTGTATTATTATTATAAGACCAAAGAAGAGATCTTAGATGCAGTTATAGCGGCCGAGATCCGGGAACTGGTAAAGCTGATTGCTACCGCGATCAGCGAGGTAAAAACCTCAGAAGAAAAGATTAAAGCATTTTTCCTGACAGACCTGCGCGCTATCCTTGAAAAAAGAGGATTCTTTAATGCCCTGGATGAAGGCATGAATGCCGGTGAACTTTCAGGATTTCAAAAAACCAGGTTCGCGGTCTATCAACAGGTCCGGTTACAGGAAAGCACCTTGCTCCGCCAGATCATTACGGAAGGTATCGGGCGCGGAGAGTTAATGGAGTTGGGGCAAAAAGAGAAAGAGGACTTCATATTTGTTATTTTAAGCAGCCTGCATGGCATGAAGCGCGAAATGGTGATCAAAAACGAATTTGGCAACATGGAATCCTCGGTAAATTTCCTTGTTCATTCCCTTATTCATGGATTGAAAAAATAA